The proteins below are encoded in one region of Deinococcus ruber:
- a CDS encoding NAD(P)/FAD-dependent oxidoreductase, with protein sequence MTSSQYDMLIIGGGFAGLSAALYTARGMKRGIVCSAGPSRHAPSLHPHGVLTRDGTPPTEFLDMAQAELDRYDVPRLNSRVVQLTGQNTAFIATLENGETVQARKIILATGVRDVLPENIPGLREEWGRGVHHCPYCYGWEVQGGPIALYQPGLNADHVQTLLYHQKISPDLLVCSDTTPDLNAVHRQLLHDRGITLIDAPLVEVKGTASGVQLTFADGRTSERSVLYAHGERVLNADLAQQLGCEATEFSITVNPGQETSVPGVYAAGDVIQN encoded by the coding sequence ATGACTTCGTCCCAGTACGACATGCTGATCATCGGGGGTGGCTTCGCCGGGCTCAGTGCCGCGCTCTACACCGCCCGCGGCATGAAACGCGGCATCGTCTGCAGCGCTGGCCCTAGCCGCCATGCCCCCTCCCTCCACCCCCATGGTGTGCTGACGCGCGACGGGACCCCACCCACCGAGTTCCTCGACATGGCCCAGGCCGAACTCGACCGCTACGACGTTCCCCGCCTCAACAGCCGTGTGGTGCAGCTCACCGGGCAGAACACCGCCTTCATCGCTACGCTTGAAAACGGCGAGACGGTGCAGGCACGCAAGATCATCCTCGCCACCGGCGTGCGGGATGTCCTGCCTGAGAACATTCCCGGCCTCCGAGAAGAGTGGGGGAGGGGCGTCCATCATTGCCCGTACTGCTACGGCTGGGAAGTCCAAGGGGGACCGATTGCCCTGTATCAGCCCGGCTTGAACGCCGATCATGTGCAAACACTGCTGTACCACCAGAAGATCAGTCCAGATCTCCTGGTGTGTAGCGATACCACCCCGGACCTGAATGCCGTGCATCGGCAGCTGCTGCACGACCGCGGCATCACGCTGATCGACGCGCCGTTGGTGGAAGTCAAGGGCACCGCGTCCGGCGTCCAGTTGACCTTTGCCGATGGCCGCACCAGCGAGCGTTCAGTGCTCTACGCACATGGTGAGCGGGTGCTGAATGCGGACTTGGCACAGCAGCTCGGCTGCGAGGCTACAGAATTCAGCATCACCGTGAATCCTGGGCAGGAAACCAGCGTGCCCGGCGTATACGCGGCGGGTGATGTCATACAGAATTGA